A window from Flavobacterium gyeonganense encodes these proteins:
- a CDS encoding zinc-dependent metalloprotease, translated as MNKLFLIFAMLLATQQHGFSQNTTEKKADSTSTQPKGMLAYNKVITDKAKSKAGLFTVSQVDTKYYFQIPDSLFNRYLLVVTRYLSTPEGMGIFGGEKANEQTIYFEKGSNNTVFLRSLQYRQDVRNADSMLAKALAGSNENPIVGAFPIKTTNPDNGYVVIDVTDAFKKDNAMFSLETKEKTEKKLTTLADDKSFIESIETYPINIEVKSTRTYTSSLASSGTVTIRLNTSIVLLPKTPMRKRFADERVGYFANKYVLFDDDQQRAEKKYIIQRYRLEPKDKDIKKYLRGELVEPKKQIIYYIDPATPKKWRPYLIAGINDWQKAFEAAGFKNAIVGKEWPEDDKTMSLEDARYSVIRYYASETPNAYGPRVSDPRSGEIIESHVGWYHNVMKLVQRWYMIQAGPLDPKARKMHLDDELMGQLIRFVSSHEIGHTIGLRHNMGASSATPVEKLRDKKWVEANGHTVSIMDYARFNYVAQPEDNIGPAGIYPRIGMYDKWAIKWGYSYLPNAKDEFEEEKILSKMATDSLSVNPKLWFGGEGKDEDPRSQSEDLGDDSVLASDYGIKNLKRVVPKLIEWTYEPNDAYDNLEDMHKAVLAQYSRYLYHVLKNIGNNYVTKRTVDEKGIVYQPIPKAKVKAAIDYVGRQLFVAPLWMYPQEIDQLIRLKTADQILDQQNQVLNMLLSSGMLYNISLKSMQFEGSYTVPEFLNDLQQTVWIKFSGDEKQDFYRRSLQRAYVEKLGMLLLPKELEPGKASNTAQRSDVVLYGKQHLVKLRTDVTKLMNPATGINKDHFESILIEIDKIISKLNKTDI; from the coding sequence ATGAATAAATTATTTTTAATTTTTGCCATGCTGCTGGCCACGCAGCAGCATGGTTTTTCACAAAACACGACTGAAAAAAAAGCGGATAGTACCAGTACACAACCGAAAGGTATGCTGGCTTATAATAAAGTAATTACCGATAAAGCCAAAAGCAAAGCAGGTCTTTTTACAGTAAGTCAGGTAGATACGAAATACTACTTTCAAATTCCGGACAGTTTGTTTAACAGATACTTACTTGTAGTAACCCGATACCTTTCAACGCCTGAAGGAATGGGAATTTTTGGAGGTGAAAAAGCGAATGAGCAGACTATTTATTTTGAAAAGGGGTCTAATAATACTGTTTTTTTAAGATCACTGCAATACAGACAGGATGTTCGTAACGCAGATTCAATGCTGGCAAAAGCATTGGCGGGCAGTAACGAGAATCCTATTGTAGGCGCTTTTCCAATAAAAACAACCAATCCTGATAATGGATATGTTGTTATTGATGTTACCGATGCTTTCAAAAAAGACAATGCCATGTTTTCTCTGGAAACCAAAGAAAAAACTGAAAAAAAATTAACCACTCTTGCTGATGATAAATCTTTTATTGAAAGTATTGAAACGTATCCAATCAATATTGAGGTAAAATCAACAAGAACCTACACGAGTTCTTTAGCAAGCAGCGGAACGGTAACAATAAGATTGAATACCTCAATTGTACTATTGCCAAAAACGCCAATGCGCAAACGTTTTGCAGATGAAAGAGTCGGTTATTTTGCCAATAAATATGTTTTGTTTGATGATGACCAGCAACGTGCCGAGAAAAAATATATTATTCAGCGTTACCGTCTGGAGCCAAAAGACAAAGACATCAAAAAATACTTAAGAGGAGAACTGGTTGAACCAAAAAAACAAATCATTTATTACATTGATCCGGCAACGCCAAAAAAATGGAGACCGTATTTAATTGCAGGTATTAATGACTGGCAGAAAGCTTTTGAAGCGGCAGGTTTCAAAAATGCTATTGTGGGTAAAGAATGGCCGGAAGATGATAAAACAATGAGTCTGGAAGACGCAAGATATTCTGTAATACGATATTATGCTTCAGAAACACCTAATGCTTATGGGCCGCGTGTAAGTGACCCGAGAAGTGGGGAAATAATTGAAAGCCACGTGGGCTGGTATCATAATGTGATGAAATTGGTGCAAAGATGGTATATGATTCAGGCTGGACCTTTAGATCCAAAAGCCAGAAAAATGCATTTAGATGATGAACTAATGGGGCAGTTAATCCGTTTTGTTTCTTCGCATGAAATTGGGCATACGATTGGTTTGCGTCATAACATGGGAGCGAGTAGTGCTACTCCGGTAGAAAAACTTCGCGATAAAAAATGGGTCGAAGCGAATGGACATACGGTTTCTATAATGGATTATGCCCGTTTTAATTATGTGGCACAACCGGAAGATAATATTGGCCCGGCAGGGATTTATCCTCGAATTGGAATGTACGACAAATGGGCAATTAAATGGGGATACAGTTATCTTCCAAATGCAAAAGATGAGTTTGAAGAAGAAAAAATACTGAGCAAAATGGCCACAGACAGCCTGTCCGTTAATCCTAAATTATGGTTTGGAGGTGAAGGAAAAGACGAAGATCCACGAAGCCAGTCAGAAGATTTGGGTGATGACTCAGTGCTTGCCAGCGATTACGGAATTAAAAATTTAAAACGTGTTGTACCTAAGCTTATAGAATGGACTTACGAGCCAAACGATGCTTATGATAATTTAGAAGACATGCATAAAGCAGTTTTAGCACAATATTCAAGGTATTTGTATCATGTACTGAAAAATATTGGCAACAACTACGTTACAAAAAGAACAGTTGATGAAAAAGGCATTGTATATCAGCCAATCCCTAAAGCAAAAGTAAAAGCAGCTATCGATTATGTAGGAAGACAATTGTTTGTTGCTCCTCTGTGGATGTATCCTCAGGAAATTGACCAGCTTATTCGTTTAAAAACAGCTGACCAAATACTAGACCAGCAAAACCAGGTATTAAATATGCTATTAAGTTCAGGCATGCTTTATAATATTAGTCTTAAATCAATGCAATTTGAAGGATCTTATACGGTTCCTGAATTTTTAAACGATCTACAGCAGACAGTCTGGATAAAATTCAGCGGTGATGAAAAGCAGGATTTTTACAGAAGAAGCCTTCAGAGGGCTTATGTCGAAAAATTAGGCATGCTTTTGTTACCAAAGGAATTGGAACCGGGGAAAGCTTCAAATACAGCACAACGCAGTGATGTCGTTTTATATGGAAAACAGCATTTGGTAAAATTAAGAACTGATGTTACCAAATTAATGAATCCTGCAACAGGAATCAATAAAGATCATTTCGAAAGTATTCTGATCGAGATTGACAAAATTATTTCAAAATTAAATAAAACAGATATATGA
- a CDS encoding RagB/SusD family nutrient uptake outer membrane protein, with the protein MKTTEVYLMLAECYARENKLTEAVDILNQLRAKRILSGTVNLTVPATRKETMELVINERRKELMFGFNRFFDLKRLNTEPEYAKTITRVFPLVNKTVPQKTYTLQPNSRLYIVPFPLTALMKNPKLTLNTDEKVPF; encoded by the coding sequence ATGAAAACGACCGAGGTTTACCTGATGCTTGCTGAATGCTATGCGAGAGAAAACAAACTTACTGAAGCTGTTGATATCTTAAATCAATTAAGAGCAAAACGTATTTTGTCTGGTACGGTAAATTTAACGGTACCGGCTACCCGAAAAGAAACAATGGAATTGGTGATAAATGAACGCAGAAAAGAATTAATGTTTGGTTTTAATCGTTTTTTCGATCTTAAAAGGTTAAATACGGAACCGGAATATGCAAAAACAATTACAAGAGTATTTCCGCTTGTTAACAAAACTGTTCCGCAAAAAACATATACGTTGCAACCGAATTCCAGATTGTACATTGTGCCGTTTCCTTTGACAGCTTTGATGAAAAATCCAAAACTTACATTAAACACAGACGAAAAAGTCCCATTTTAA
- a CDS encoding RagB/SusD family nutrient uptake outer membrane protein, with protein MKKTHIIMLLLVMFGAASCEEYTDLTPKGALVIETADQFYEMVSLPNRGYPINNFQYLVDDQWMKESNVIGVTPNINTINFTFDETTDRVSLMSGSSFYNQAYVYINRWNTIISLVDDSKGEGSTKQLAKAEAKIYRAYDHFLLVNHYAKGYDPQTAATDGGICIMDKFDLEAQPSKSTVAQVYDFIQKDIEEALPYLKETPRDVYHPSLAFAYAFKAKVHLFKREIALAKEAAEKSLSYNNKIFDLVAYSAQGGPTAVAVLAANNIEVLSYMYMTGYNEMNFAQQNIISPELRTLFGTNDARFNLFFNTTSATNLDLGSNTAYWATQYTRFFTQRSE; from the coding sequence ATGAAAAAGACACATATCATAATGCTGTTGCTGGTAATGTTTGGTGCAGCATCCTGCGAAGAATATACAGACCTTACTCCTAAAGGAGCTTTAGTAATAGAGACTGCAGATCAATTTTACGAAATGGTCTCCCTGCCAAACAGAGGTTATCCGATTAATAATTTTCAGTATTTGGTAGATGACCAATGGATGAAAGAATCAAATGTTATAGGAGTAACTCCTAATATCAATACGATCAATTTTACCTTTGACGAAACAACTGACAGGGTTTCTTTAATGTCTGGTTCAAGCTTTTACAACCAGGCTTACGTTTACATTAACAGATGGAATACTATTATTTCATTGGTAGATGATAGCAAGGGTGAAGGAAGTACTAAACAATTAGCAAAAGCAGAAGCAAAAATTTACAGAGCATACGATCACTTTTTGTTAGTAAATCACTATGCAAAAGGCTATGATCCGCAGACTGCTGCTACCGATGGAGGTATTTGTATTATGGATAAATTTGATTTAGAAGCTCAGCCGTCAAAATCAACAGTAGCACAGGTTTACGATTTTATTCAAAAAGATATTGAAGAGGCATTGCCATATCTTAAAGAAACCCCTCGTGATGTTTACCATCCGTCACTGGCATTTGCTTATGCTTTCAAAGCAAAAGTTCATTTGTTCAAACGCGAAATTGCTCTTGCAAAAGAAGCCGCAGAGAAATCATTAAGCTACAATAACAAAATATTTGATTTGGTAGCCTACAGCGCTCAGGGAGGACCAACAGCTGTTGCTGTACTTGCTGCAAATAATATAGAGGTGCTTAGCTATATGTACATGACAGGTTATAACGAAATGAACTTTGCACAACAAAATATTATAAGTCCAGAACTGAGAACGCTATTCGGTACTAATGATGCACGTTTTAATTTGTTTTTTAATACAACAAGTGCAACCAATTTAGATCTTGGTTCTAATACCGCTTACTGGGCAACACAGTATACCCGATTTTTTACCCAACGGTCGGAATGA